The sequence GGTGCCCGGCATCACCCGCACCCTCACGTGTTCGGTGGTGCGCCTGTAAGTGGACGAGATCACTTCCTCCCCCGCCCACGACGAGTCCCGCCCGGCGGAGCCGGCCCCGCGCCGCGACCGCGCCACCCGCAGTGCCGCGCTCTGGGCGACGCTGATCGCGCTGCCGGTCACCGTGGCGGTGGCCGGGTTCACCTTCGCCAAGCTCTCTCCCGAAGAGCCGGCCGCCACGCCGAGCGCGTCGGCGACCGCCGTCCGGCCGCAGGCGACCACCCCGGTCGAGATGCCGGCCCCGGCCCTGGCCGAGCGGCCGGCGACGGTGTGCCTCGCCCTGGTGTCGCAGCTCCCGGCGAGCGTGCGTGACCTGCCGCAGCGACCGGTCACCACCGGCGCCGAGCAGAACGCCGCCTACGGCGACCCGGCGCTGACGGTCGCCTGCGGGCCGAGCGCGCCGGTCAAGCCGTGCCCCTCGCCCACCGCCGGCGGCCAGCTGCCCGATGGCTGTTTCCCTGACACGGACGAGGTGTGGCGGGTCAACGGGGTCTGCTGGCACGGGGTGGAGGAGGCCGACGCCGCGGTGCTGACCGCCGTCGACCGGGAGGTCCCCGTCCAGGTCCGGCTGCCGAAGGCGTATGAGCAGCCGCTCCAGTGGGTCGCCCCGATCTCCGACGTGATCGTCGCCACGGTCCCGTCGGCTAAGACCGCACCCTCCGGCTGCACCCCCTGACCCACCCCCCTTTCGCGCGCCGCCGCGGGGTCCCCAATGCAAGTTCATGGAAATAGTGGCCATTCCGCCCCGGATGGCCACTATTTCCGTGAATCAGTGAGGATCTTGGTTCGCCCCGGCGCGGGTCAGCGGCCGGCGCGGCGGAGGGCGGTGCGGATGAGGCGGTTGACCAGCTTCGGATACTCCAGGCCGCTGGCCGCCCACATGCGCGGGAACATCGACGTCGGGGTGAAGCCCGGCATGGTGTTGATCTCGTTGAGGTAGACGTCCAGCTCGGGGGTGACGAAGAAGTCGACCCGGGCCAGGCCGGAGCAGTCCAGGGCGGTGAACGCGCGGGTGGCGTACTCCTGCACCTGGCGGGTGACCCGCTCGGGCAGGTTCGCCGGCACGTCGTACTCGCAGACCTCGTCGGCGTAGATGTACTTGGCCTCGAAGTCGTACCAGTCGCGACCGCCGATCATCCGCACCTCGGCCAGCACCGACGCCTCCGGGGCGCCGCCGGCCTCCCCCTCCAGCACGCCGCACTCGATCTCACGGCCGACGATGGCGCCCTCGACCAGCACCTTGGTGTCGATCTCCCGGGCCGCCGCGACCGCCGCGTCGAGCTGGGACCAGTCGTCGACCTTGGTGATGCCGAAGGAGGAACCGGCCCGGGACGGCTTGACGAACACCGGCAGGCCCAGCCGCTCCTTGTCCTCCTCGGTCATGGTCGTCCCGTTGCGCAGCACCACGTACGGGCCGACCGGGATGCCCTCGGCGACGCAGAGCTTCTTGGTGAACTCCTTGTCCATCGCGGCGGCGGAGGCGAAGACGTTCGCCCCGACGTACGGGATGTCGGCCATCTCCAGCATCCCCTGGATCGTGCCGTCCTCGCCGTACGCGCCGTGCAGCACCGGGAAGACCACGTCCACGTCCGCGAGGGCCCGGGGACCCTGCGTGGGGTCGAGCACCATGAGGCCACCCGCCGCCGGGTCCGCACGCAGCACCAGCTCGACGCCGGAGCTGGCGGTGATCTCCGGCAGCCTGCGGTCCTGGATCGACAGCTGGCCCGGGTCGCCGCTGGCCAGCACCCACTGGCCCTGCCGGGTGATACCGACCGGCACCACCTCGAACTCGTCGGGGTCGAGCGCGCCCAGCACACTGCCCGCGCTGACGCAGGAGATGCCATGCTCGGGGCTCCGGCCACCGAAGACGATCGCCACACGGGTCTTGCCTGGGGTGGTCACTGGTGGGTCACCTCTTCGGTCGCGACTGCGGCTGCCGTGCTCGCCGGTGGCGCTCACCCGGTTGACCTTACTGTGCGTGGCGAGCACGGGTGACCGATACCCGGGGAGACGGGTGCCCGGACCGGGTCCGTGGGGCGGGCGGATTCAGCTCAGGTGCTCCCGATCGCGGGGACGGCGCCCGACGGCGATGACCTTGACCCGCTGCCGTCCGGCGCGGACCATGCCCAGCGCCATGAAGGCGCCGGCGATGCGTTCCGCCGCCTCCCGGCTGCTCGCCCCGACCACCTGTCGGCGGCGTTCCGGGCTCGTCCGTTCGTTGCGCGACACGGCGTCGAGGGGCCGGACGTCGGTGAGGACCACGAGGAAGCGGGTCATGCCCCGCCACCCCCGTCCGGGGAGCGGCAGCCCGTCGCCGTCATGCGATCCCCCTTTCCGTCTCGACGCCGGTGCGGGCACGCGGCGATCGGGTCGTGGGGGGAGATGACCCGATCACCGCGCGCCCCATCCCCTCCGGTCGCTCACCACCACCGTCGCCACGACAACCGGTGGTGAGGACGTGGTCACAGATTGACAGTTGGACACGCGTGAATGCAACTCTCATCGATTTTCTCTCATGCCCAACTTCCCGTTCAATGTGCGACCATCGATGCATGGCGCCGAAGACCGCCCGGGCCCGACGGCTCGGCATCGCCCTGCGTACCCACCGGGAGGCCGCCGGCCTGACTCTCGAGGCCGCGGCTGACGAGATCAACAGCACCCGGAGCACGCTGTCCCGCTACGAGAACGCGCAGACGCTGGTCAGCCCGGCCACCGTGCGCGCCCTGCTCACCCTCTACGGGGTGAGCCCGGACGAGATCGCCGCGGCGGTGCAACTGGCCAAGGACGCCCGCAAGCCCGGCTGGTGGGTGTCCTACTCGTACCTGCTGGACCGCCGGACCATCGACTTCATCGCGCTGGAGGCCGAGGCGACCGGGATCGCCAACTTCGAGCCCTCGGTGGTGCCCGGCCTGCTCCAGACCGCCGACTACATCCGCGGCGTGATGCGCGGCGGCCCGCACACCCTCAGCGACGAGCAGGTCGAGCAGCGGGTCCACTTGAGACTCGACCGGCAGCAGCGGCTCACGGGTGACGATCCGCCGATCCTCGACGCCATCATCGACGAGGGCGCACTGCTGCGCCCGGTCGGCGATCGGGACGTGATGGAGGGCCAGCTACGGCACCTGTTGAAGATGGGCGAGCTGCCCAACATCACCGTGCAGGTGATCCCACTCGCGGCCGGCTACCACCGGGGCACCCGGGGCTCACTGCACATCCTGGAGTTCGCCGACCCGGAGGACCCGATCATCGCCTCCGTGGAGACGGTCGCCGGGCAGATGGTCCTGGACCGGCCGGGCGACCTGCGTACCTGCACCAAGATCATGGAGCACCTGCGGTCCGTGGCGTTGAGCCCGGCGGCCAGCCGGGACCAGCTCCTCCGCCTGCTGAACGAGAGGTAGACGATGAACGGCACGAACAGCCCCCGCCCGGCCGCCAGCGGCTGGCGTAAGAGCAGCCACAGCGGCGACGAGGGCGCGTGCGTCGAGATGGCGTTGCTGCCCGAGGCGGTCACGGTCCGCGACTCCAAGGACCCGGCCGGCTCGGTGCTGGTCTTCTCCCCGGCCGCCTGGACGGCCTTCACCGGCGCGCCACCGCGCGGCTGATCCCGCCTCCGCAGCCGGTCCGCGGCTCGTTCGACGGAACCGACGACCGGCGCGCCCCGACGAAGGATGCCGCCAGAAGCGATATGCCGCCGAGGCATATTGGTGCCTCAGCGGCATATCGCTCGCAAATAGAGCGTGCTGCCGGTACGACACGCCAGCGCGACGCGATCGCCGCCGGAAGGCAGTGACGGGCGCGGCGCTCAGGCCGGCCGGCGGGCGATGACCGCCGTCGCGTCCAGGTCCTCGTCGTGCAGCACGCTCGGCACCAGGCCCGCCGCGGTGCACAGCCCGCAGAGCGCCTCGGCCTGGCCGGCGCTGACCTCCACCGCCAGGTGCCCACCCGGGGCGAGCCACTCGGCCGCGCCGGCCGCCACCCGGCGCAGCACGGCCAGCCCGTCCGCGCCGCCGTCCAGGGCCACCGGCGCCTCGTGCAGCCGCGCCTCCGCCGGCATCAGCGCCAGCGCGCCGCTCGGCACGTACGGGGCGTTCGCCACCACCAGGTCCAGCCGGCCCCGCCACTCGGCGGGCACCGGCGCGAACAGGTCGCCCTGGTAGACCGGCACGCCGAGCGGGGCGAGGTTGCGCCGGGCACAGGCCACCGCGGCCGGGTCGAGGTCGGCGGCGGCCAGCCAGCGGGGGGCGAGCCGGTCGTGCAGCACCAGCGCCGCGGCGCCGGACCCGCAGCAGAGGTCGAGCACGGCGGGCGCCGGCCCGGCCACCGCGGCGGCGGCGGAGACCAGCAGGGCGGTACGCCCGCGGGGCACGAACACCCCGGGGTCGACGGCGACCCGTAGGCCGCAGAAGTCGGCCCAGCCGAGCAGGTGCTCCAGCGGCCGGCCGGCGACCCGCCGGTCGACCAGCTCGACAAGCGCCTCGGCCGAGTCGGCGGCGGCGATCAGCAGGTCCGCCTCGTCCTCGGCGTAGACGCAGCCGGCGGCGCGCAGCCGGGCGACGAGGGCGGGACGGTCGGGGGAGAACGGGGATGGTGTCATCGGCTCAGGCCGTGCTGGCGTCCAGCGCGGCGGCGACGTCCGCCACCAGGTCGGCGGGGTCCTCGATGCCGCAGGAGAGCCGGACGAAGCCGGGAGCGGTGTCGTCGCCCCACTGGGCCCGCCGGTCGGCGGTGGTGTGCACGCCCCCGAACGAGGTGGCCGCGGCGACCAGGCGGGACGCGTCGAGGAACCGGGCCACCCGGTCGGCGTCGCCCAGGTCGAACGAGAGCACCCCGGGCATCCGTCGCATCTGGACCGAGGCGACCGGGTACGCCGGGTCCGCGGGCAGCCCGGGCCAGCGCAGGCCGGTGACGTCGGCCCGACCGGCGAGCAGCCGGGCGAGCGCCTCCGCGTTGGTGGCCTGCCGGCCGAGCCGCAGGTCCATGGTGGCCAGCGACCGGTGGGCCAGCCAGCAGTCGAACGCCCCGGGCACCCCGCCGGTGGTGGTCCGCCAGGCGGTCAGCGGGTCGAGCAGCTCGGCGGAGCGCGTCGCCACGTACCCGAGCAGCAGGTCGGAATGGCCGGTGAGCGCCTTCGTGCCGGAGGCCACCACCACGTCGGCGCCGAGGTCCAGCGGGCGCTGCCCGAGCGGCGTGGCGGTGGTGTTGTCGACCGCGACGAGGGCCCCGGCGGCGTGCGCCGCAGCGGCCAGCGCGGGCACGTCGGCCACGTCCAGGCCGGGGTTCGCCGGAGTCTCCAGCAGCACCAGCCGGACGCCGGAGAACGACGGGTACGGCCCGGCGGTCGGCACGAAGCCGACCCGTACCCCGACGCCGGCCAGGGTGTCGGTGGCGAAGGCGCGCACCGGGAAGTAACCGTCGGCGGGCAGCAGCACGGTGTCACCGGGGCGCAACAGCGTGAGCAGCAGCCCGGTGATGGCGGCCTGGCCGCTGGCGAAGACCCGGCAGTCCCCGCCCTCCAGCTCACCGATGGCTGCCTCCAGCAGCCGCCGGGTGGGATTGTCGGGCCGGCCGTACCCGTTGGGCGTCGCCGCCGGGCCCTGCCACGGATCGAGGTGGTACGGCGCGGCGAAGACCGGCCCGGGCAGGAACGGCTCTCCGGGTGCCGGTGCCGGCAGCCCGGCGTGCACGCTGCGGGTGCCGTCCCCCCAGTCGGTCATCGCCGCCTCACTCGTACGACTCGGGCTTGGCGGTCCGACTCATCAGGGCGTCCACGGCGAGCCGCGGGTCCATCCCCTCGTGGCAGATCCGCTCGACCTGCTCGGTGATCGGCATCTCCACCCCGTGCGCCCGGGCCAGGTCCCGGACGGCCAGCGCGCTCTTGACCCCTTCGGCGGTCTGCCGGGTGGCCACCTGGGCCTGCTCCAGCGTCGCCCCCCGGCCCAGGTGCTCGCCGAAGGTGCGGTTACGGGCCAGCGGGGAGGAGCAGGAGGCGACCAGGTCACCCATGCCGGCCAGGCCGGCGAAGGTGATCGGGTCGGCGCCGAGCGCCACGCCCAGCCGGGCGGTCTCGGCCAGGCCGCGGGTCATCAGCATCGCCCGAGTGTTGTCGCCGAAGCCCATCGCGGTGGCGATCCCGTACGCCAGGGCGATCACGTTCTTCACCGCCCCGCCGAGCTCGCAGCCGATCACGTCGTCGTTGGTGTACGGGCGGAAGTACGGCGTGCGGATCGAGGACTGGACCAGGGTGGCCCGCCGGCCGTCGGTGCCGGCGACGACCGTCGCGGCGGGCTGCTCGGCGGCGATCTCCGGGGCGAGGTTGGGCCCGGAGACGACCACCACCCGATCGGCCGGCACCCCGGCGGCCTCCATGATCACCTGGCTCATCCGCTTGGTGGTGCCCAGCTCGATGCCCTTCATCAGGGAGACCAGCGTGGCGTCGGGGTGCAGGTACGGGGTCCATCCGGCGAGGTTGCCGCGCAGCGTCTGCGACGGCACGGAGAGCACCACCACCTCCGCCCCGACGATCGCCTCCTCGGCGTCCCCGGTCGCGGTGACCCGGTCGGGCAGCCGCACGTCGGGCAGGTACTCCGGGTTGCGGCGCTTGGTGCGGATCGCCTCGGCCACCGACTCCCGGCGGGCCAGGATCGTCACCTCCCGGCCGGCGTCCGCGAGGATCTTGGCGAACGCCGTCCCCCACGACCCGGCCCCCAGCACCGCCACATGGCCGCTGCGCCCGCTCATTCATTCACCTCGCGGCTGCTGCTACCGGTACGGGCCGGACGCTCCCACAGCGGCGGTGGCGTGCCGCCGCGGATCTCGGCGACCAGGTCACGGAGCCGCAGCATGATCGTCTCGGTCATCTCCTCCAGGATCGCCCGGCTCGGCGTGGCGCCCGCCCACCGGCTCAGGTCGACCGGCGGCCCGGCGACCACGCTCACCGGGATCCGCGGGCGCAGCCCGAGCCGGTTGCTGCGCGGGTCGAACAGCTTCTCCGGCCCCCACATCGCCACCGGGATCACCGGTGCGCCGGTGGCCAGCGCCAGCCGGGCCGCCCCGGTCTTGCCCTTCATCGGCCAGAGGTCCGGCTCGCGGGTGATGGTCCCCTCCGGGTAGATCACCACCGCGCCGCCCTCCCGCAGGACGGCGGCCAGCTTGTCCAGCGACCTGGCCGCCTCGACGCTGCCGCGCTCCACCGGGATCTGCTTGCACCGGTGCAGGATCCAGCCGAGCACCGGCACCCGGAACAGGCTGGCCTTGCCGAGGTACTGCGGCCAGCGCCCGGCGTCGTGGATGAAGTGCGCGGCGACCAGTGGGTCGGCGTGCGAGACGTGGTTCGGCACGATGATGACGCCGCCTGGGTGGCGCAGGTGCTCCATGCCCCGCCAGGTGCGCCGCGTCCACACGGTCAGCACCGGCTTGACCAGCACCACGGCCAGCCACTGCCAGAATCCCAGCCTCCGCGGTGCCACCCTGCCTCCTCGTAGTGCCCCGACCCACGCGCCACGCCCGCGACGAAATCATGCCTGCTCGCCCTGGGTCCGGCCAGTGAGGGTACCGCCGTCCGCCTGGCAGGATGGTCACGTGCCCGACCCGACCTGGACCGTGGTGGTGCCGGTGAAGCGCCTCGGGGCGGCGAAGAGCCGCCTGCGGGGCGCGCTGCCCGGCGTACCCCATGAGGAGCTGGCGCTGGCGCTGGCGGCCGACACGGTCCGTGCGGTGCGCGCCTGTCCGGCCGTCGGCGAGGTCCTGGTGGTCAGTGATGACGCGCGGGTGGCGGCGGAGGCGACGGCGGCCGGCACGCGGGTGGTGGCGGACCCGGCCGCCGGGCTGAACGCCGCCTTCCGGCACGGCGCGGCGGTCGCCGGCCCGCGCGCCGCGGTGGCCGGCCTGGCCGCCGACCTGCCGGCGCTTCGCCCGGCCGAGCTGACCGCGGCGCTCCGGGCCGTCCCGGCCGGGGTACGCGGGTTCGTGGCCGACGCGCCCGGCAGCGGCACGGTGCTGCTCGCCGCGCCGGCCGGCGTGCCGCTGGACCCGCGGTTCGGGGTGGGCTCGGCGGCGGCGCACACGGCGAGCGGCGCCCTGCCGCTACGCGGCGACTGGCCCACCCTGCGCCGGGACGTGGACACCGCCGCCGACCTGGCCGCCGCCGCGCGGCTGGGGACGGGTCCGCGCACGGCGGCGCTGCTCGGCGGAGGCGTCGGGTACGGTGCTGGCATGCAGGGCACGGTGGCCACCTACGACGCGTCGACCCGCAGCGGCGTGCTGCTGCTCGACGACGGCACCGAGCTGCCCTTCCCGGCCCGCGCCTTCGACGCCTCCGGGCTGCGGCTGCTCCGGCTCGGGCAGCGGGTGCGGATCGAGCGGGACGCCGCGGGTGAGGTCGTCCGCGTGACGTTGCCGACGATGGCCTGAGCAACCTGCCCCGAGTTCATTTTCCGTTCATCGGAATCGGGGAATCATGAGGTGGTGAGCAGCCCTCGCGAGCACCCCGAAAGCAGCCAGCACCTCCCCGGCCCGGCGCCCCGCAACGGCGCCCAGCCCCGGGGCACCGGCGGCCGGTTCCGCCGCGTCCGCGCGCCGGAGGAGGATCTCGCCGTCGAGCCGACCGGCCTGGACATCGCGGCCGCCTCCGCCGGCCTGGAGGAGTCGCTCGACCCGGTCGAGGGCCCGGGCCCGTACGCGGAACGCGCGGCGGCGCAGCCGCTGCCCGAGGACCGGTTCCTCAACCGGGAACTCTCCTGGCTCGACTTCAACGCCCGGGTGCTGGCGCTGGCCGAGGACCCGCGGACCCCGCTGCTGGAGCGGGTGAAGTTCCTGGCCATCTTCGCCAGCAATCTGGACGAGTTCTACATGGTGCGGGTGGCCGGGCTGAAGCGCCGGCTCTCCGCCGGCCTGCCGGTACGCGGCGGCGACCGGCTGCCGCTGCGTACCCAGTTGGAGCTCATCGCCCAGAAGGCCGCCGACCTGGTCAGCCGGCACGCCGCCTGCTTCGTGGACGACGTGTCGCCACGGCTGGCCGAGGAGGACATCCGGATCCTGCGCTGGAGTGAGCTGGACGAGCCGGAGCGGGAGCGGCTGCGCACCTGGTTCCGGGAGCACATCTTCCCGGTACTCACCCCGCTCGCGGTGGACCCGGCGCACCCGTTCCCGTACATCTCGGGTCGGTCGTTGAACCTCGCCGTCTCGGTGCGCGACCCGGACGGCGGGTCGGAGCTGTTCGCCCGGGTGAAGGTGCCGAACAACGTGCCCCGGTTCGTCCGGGTCGCCCGGGACGCCCCCGGCATCCGGTTCATCCCGGTGGAGGACCTCATCGCGGTGCACCTCGGGCAGCTCTTCTCCGGCATGCAGGTGGTGGAGTGCCACCTGTTCCGGATCACCCGCAACGCCGAGGTCGAGGTGGACGAGGACCGCGACGAGGACCTGCTCCAGGCGCTGGAGCGGGAGCTGGCCCGGCGCCGCTTCGGCCCGCCGGTCCGGCTGGAGGTCGCCGCCTCGATCTCCGACCGCATGCTCGAGCTGCTCGTCCGCGAGCTGGACATGCACGACCAGGAGGTGCTGCGGGTGCCCGGCCTGCTGGACCTCTCCGCGCTCTGGCAGGTGTACGGCGAGGCCGACCGCCCCGAGCTGAAGGACCCGCCGTTCGTGCCGGCCACCCATCCCCGACTCACCGAGGGCGAGGTGCCGCGCAGCGTCTTCGCCACCCTGCGCGACGGTGACGTGCTGGTGCACCACCCGTACCACTCGTTCGCCACCAGCGTGCAGCGCTTCATCGAGCAGGCCGCCGCCGACCCGAACGTGCTGGCCATCAAGCAGACCCTCTACCGCACCAGCGGCGACTCCCCGATCGTGGACGCGCTGGTCGACGCGGCCGCCGCCGGCAAGCAGGTGGTGGTGCTGGTCGAGCTGAAGGCGCGCTTCGACGAGGTGGCGAACATCGGCTGGGCCCGCACCCTGGAACGCGCCGGCTGCCACGTCGTCTACGGCCTGGTCGGCCTGAAGACACACTGCAAGACCGCCCTGGTGGTGCGCCAGGAGGGCAACCAGATCCGCCGCTACTGCCACATCGGCACGGGCAACTACCACCCGAAGACCGCGCGCACCTACGAGGACTTCGGCATGCTCACCGCCGACCCGGAGATCGGCGCCGACCTGACCGACCTGTTCAACGTGCTCACCGGCTACAGCCGGCAGACCGCGTACCGGCGGCTGCTGGTGGCCCCGCAGGGCATCCGCAGCGGTCTGATCGAGCGGATCGAGCGGGAGATCGCGCACGTCCGGCTCGGCACGCCCGGCCTGGTGCAGATCAAGGTGAACGCCCTGGTCGACGAGGAGGTCACCGACGCCCTCTACCGGGCCTCCCAGGCCGGCGTGCACGTCGACCTGCTGGTCCGGGGCATGTGCATGCTGCGCCCCGGGGTGCCGGGGCTGTCGGAGAACATCCGGGTCCGGTCGATCCTCGGCCGGTTCCTGGAGCACTCGCGCATCTTCCGGTTCGGCAACGACGGCGACGCGGAGTTCTGGATGGGCTCGTCCGACCTGATGCACCGCAACCTGGATCGCCGGGTGGAGGCGCTGGTGCAGGTGACCGACCCGGTGGCCCGGGCCGAGCTCGACTACGTGTTGAGCGCCGCGTTCAGCCCGGAGGTGGACGCGTTCGAGCTGGCCGGGGACGGGACCTGGAGCCGGCGTACCGGCACCGCGGAGGAGCCGCTGACCCACCTGCAGGACCTGCTGCTGGACCGGGTCGGCGGGACGGCGGGGTGAGCGGGCGCCGGGCGGCCCGGACCGGGCTTACGGTGAGCGGGATGACCGATGACGAGCCGGTGCGGATCCGGGCGGCGGGCGGGGTGGTCTGGCGCCCGGGGCCGGACGGCGTCGAGGTCTGCCTCGTGCACCGCCCCCGGTACAACGACTGGTCGCTGCCCAAGGGCAAGCTGGACGCCGGGGAACACCCGCTGCGGGCCGCCGTCCGCGAGGTCGCCGAGGAGACCGACGTCCAGGCCGTGCCGCAGGTACGCCTGCCCACGGTCCGCTACCGCAGCGAGGGGCGGCCGAAGGCGGTGGACTACTGGTCGATGCGGGCCGCCGCGAGCGGTGGTTTCCAGCCGGGCACCGAGGTGGACGAGGTGCGCTGGCTCGGGGTCGACGAGGCGGTACGCCGGGTCAGCTACCCACACGACGCCGAGGTGATCGCCGCGTTCGCGGCGCTGCCGCCGGTGACCAACACCGTGCTGCTGCTGCGGCACGCGCACGCCGGCCGACGGGGCACCTGGACCGGCCCGGACACCGGCCGTCCGCTGGACGCGCAGGGCTGGGCCCAGGCGTACGCCCTGGCCGACCTGGTCGCCCTGGTCCGCCCGGTACGCCTGCTCGCCGCCGCGGCCCGGCGCTGCGTGCAGACCCTCGATCCGGCAGCCGCCCGGTTGGACCTGCCGATCGAGGTGACCGGCGACCTGGACGAGCCGAAGCCCGGCCAACAGCCGGACGAGTGCGGCCTCGCCGCCGCGGCCTGCCTGGCCACGCTGGCCGCCGCTGGCGACCCGGTCGCGGTCTGCAGCCAGGGCAAGGTGATCCCCGGCCTGCTGGAACACCTCACCGGCCGGGCTGACGACTTCACCACCCCCAAGGGCGGCGGCTGGCTGCTCGCCTTCGCCGGCGACCGCCTGCTCGCCGCCGACCGCCTGTGAGGAAGTCCCTTCTCAAGGCGTACCCACGAAAAGAGCGCCCACCGCGGCTGGTGGGCGCCCTCTCCGCCGGCGGGTCAACGCCGCGTGGCGGTCTTCCTGGCCGGCGCCTTCTTCGCGGGCGCCTTCTTGGCGGCGGTGGTCTTCTTCGCCGCCGTCGTCTTCTTCGCGGCGGTGGTCTTCTTCGCGGCGGGCGCCTTCTTGGCGGCGGTGGTCTTCTTCGCGGCAGGCGCCTTCTTGGCGGCAGGCGCCTTCTTCGCGGCCGTGGCCTTCTTCGCCGCGGCGGTCTTCTTGACCGCGGCAGCCTTGGCCGCGGCGGCCTTCTTCGCCGGGGCGGCCTTCTTGGCCGGGGCGGCCTTCTTGGCCGGGGCGGCCTTCGCCGCCGTCTTCTTGGCGGCACCGGCCGCGGCGGTCTTCTTCGCCGCGGTCGCCTTGGCCCCGGCCGCCTTCGCGCCGGCGGCCTTGGCGGCGGCCGCGGCGGTCTTCTTGGCGGCGGCCGTGTCCTTCGGCACCTTCCCGCTGGCCACCATCTCCTTGAAGCCAGCGCCCGGACGGAAGGTCGGGACGGAGGTCTTCTTGACCTTCACCGCCTCGCCGGTCCGCGGATTGCGCGCTGTTCGGGCCCCTCGGACGCGCTTTTCGAACGCTCCGAATCCCGTGATCGCCACCTTTTCGCCCTTGGTAACCGCCGCCTGGACCTCAGCGAGGACCGCGTCGAGCGCGGCCGTCGCCGTCTTCCGGTCCCCCAGGCGAACGGCGAGCGCCTCGATGAGCTCGGCCTTGTTCACGACTTCCTCCCGATTGTGCAACTGACTCGACGCGAGCCATTCTGCGCGCACGGTATGCCCTGTGCTGCCGGGACACAAACATTCGGTGGAAAAAAGCCCTTGTGTCGTAACGGATTCGCCCCCACCGGCGAACCGGTGGGGGCGAAAACGGATCTGCGCTCGGGTGTACGGCTATGCCACCGAGGGCAGGAAGGACGGCCGGGTGGCCTCGTACGCGCTGATCTCGGCCTCGTGCCGGAGGGTGAGTCCAATGTCATCCAAGCCCTCCATCAGCCGCCAACGGCTGTGGTCGTCCAGCGGGAAGGCCCAGGTGGCACCCCCCGCGTGGACCTGGCGAGCGGTGAGATCAACGGTGACCGGGGTGGTGGGGTCGGATTCCACCAGATCCCAGAGTTCCTCCACGGCTTTCAATTCCAGCTCGACCGGAAGGAGCCCTTCCTTCAGCGCGTTGCCGCGGAAGATGTCGCCGAAGCGGGGCGAGATCACGGCGCGGAAGCCCCAGTCCCGCAGGGCCCAGAC comes from Micromonospora viridifaciens and encodes:
- a CDS encoding RNA degradosome polyphosphate kinase, whose translation is MSSPREHPESSQHLPGPAPRNGAQPRGTGGRFRRVRAPEEDLAVEPTGLDIAAASAGLEESLDPVEGPGPYAERAAAQPLPEDRFLNRELSWLDFNARVLALAEDPRTPLLERVKFLAIFASNLDEFYMVRVAGLKRRLSAGLPVRGGDRLPLRTQLELIAQKAADLVSRHAACFVDDVSPRLAEEDIRILRWSELDEPERERLRTWFREHIFPVLTPLAVDPAHPFPYISGRSLNLAVSVRDPDGGSELFARVKVPNNVPRFVRVARDAPGIRFIPVEDLIAVHLGQLFSGMQVVECHLFRITRNAEVEVDEDRDEDLLQALERELARRRFGPPVRLEVAASISDRMLELLVRELDMHDQEVLRVPGLLDLSALWQVYGEADRPELKDPPFVPATHPRLTEGEVPRSVFATLRDGDVLVHHPYHSFATSVQRFIEQAAADPNVLAIKQTLYRTSGDSPIVDALVDAAAAGKQVVVLVELKARFDEVANIGWARTLERAGCHVVYGLVGLKTHCKTALVVRQEGNQIRRYCHIGTGNYHPKTARTYEDFGMLTADPEIGADLTDLFNVLTGYSRQTAYRRLLVAPQGIRSGLIERIEREIAHVRLGTPGLVQIKVNALVDEEVTDALYRASQAGVHVDLLVRGMCMLRPGVPGLSENIRVRSILGRFLEHSRIFRFGNDGDAEFWMGSSDLMHRNLDRRVEALVQVTDPVARAELDYVLSAAFSPEVDAFELAGDGTWSRRTGTAEEPLTHLQDLLLDRVGGTAG
- a CDS encoding NUDIX hydrolase — protein: MTDDEPVRIRAAGGVVWRPGPDGVEVCLVHRPRYNDWSLPKGKLDAGEHPLRAAVREVAEETDVQAVPQVRLPTVRYRSEGRPKAVDYWSMRAAASGGFQPGTEVDEVRWLGVDEAVRRVSYPHDAEVIAAFAALPPVTNTVLLLRHAHAGRRGTWTGPDTGRPLDAQGWAQAYALADLVALVRPVRLLAAAARRCVQTLDPAAARLDLPIEVTGDLDEPKPGQQPDECGLAAAACLATLAAAGDPVAVCSQGKVIPGLLEHLTGRADDFTTPKGGGWLLAFAGDRLLAADRL
- a CDS encoding HU family DNA-binding protein; the encoded protein is MNKAELIEALAVRLGDRKTATAALDAVLAEVQAAVTKGEKVAITGFGAFEKRVRGARTARNPRTGEAVKVKKTSVPTFRPGAGFKEMVASGKVPKDTAAAKKTAAAAAKAAGAKAAGAKATAAKKTAAAGAAKKTAAKAAPAKKAAPAKKAAPAKKAAAAKAAAVKKTAAAKKATAAKKAPAAKKAPAAKKTTAAKKAPAAKKTTAAKKTTAAKKTTAAKKAPAKKAPARKTATRR
- the leuD gene encoding 3-isopropylmalate dehydratase small subunit — protein: MDKFTTHTGTAVPLHRSNVDTDQIIPAVYLKRVTRTGFADGLFSAWREDPSFVLNDPAHSGASILIAGPEFGTGSSREHAVWALRDWGFRAVISPRFGDIFRGNALKEGLLPVELELKAVEELWDLVESDPTTPVTVDLTARQVHAGGATWAFPLDDHSRWRLMEGLDDIGLTLRHEAEISAYEATRPSFLPSVA